A part of Vigna radiata var. radiata cultivar VC1973A chromosome 11, Vradiata_ver6, whole genome shotgun sequence genomic DNA contains:
- the LOC106777051 gene encoding uncharacterized protein LOC106777051 codes for MGSITTATTVVAAATATATTPPPSLLPKPKPRFLTPSDFKFQPFPLSISSKHHAQLPIPKSIPSAGAAVSSLDLKSRLRNGETLYGLFLLSFSPTLAEIAALAGYDFVVVDMEHGPGGIRDALPCLHALAAADTAAILRIPESTAAWAKKALDLGPQGIMFPMIDTAQLAHQAVSFCRFPPAGFRGAAHPIVRASKYGLDDGYIGNYLDELLIMCQVESKEGVANAGEIAAVDGVDCVQMGPLDLSASLGYLWDPGNKRVREALSEAERKVLESRNDSVESGAYLAGFATAFDGARDLRSRGYHMVSGAVDIGLFRSAAAEDVIAFKTSVPESEEEEEKEVDEKYWSE; via the coding sequence ATGGGGAGCATAACCACCGCTACCACCGTCGTGGCCGCCGCCACCGCCACCGCTACCACCCCTCCGCCTTCCCTACTACCGAAACCAAAACCACGTTTTCTCACTCCTTCCGATTTCAAATTCCAACCCTTCCCTCTATCCATTTCCTCGAAACACCACGCCCAACTCCCTATCCCCAAATCCATCCCCTCTGCCGGCGCCGCCGTCTCCTCCCTCGACCTCAAGTCCCGCCTACGCAATGGCGAAACCCTGTAcggtctcttcctcctctccttctcCCCCACCCTCGCGGAGATCGCCGCCCTCGCCGGCTACGACTTCGTTGTCGTCGACATGGAGCACGGCCCCGGCGGCATCCGCGACGCTCTCCCTTGCCTCCACGCGCTCGCTGCCGCTGACACCGCTGCCATCCTCCGCATCCCGGAGTCCACCGCGGCGTGGGCCAAGAAAGCCCTCGACCTCGGTCCACAGGGCATAATGTTCCCCATGATCGACACCGCCCAATTGGCCCACCAAGCTGTCTCCTTTTGCCGCTTCCCCCCCGCCGGTTTCCGCGGCGCCGCCCATCCCATCGTCCGAGCCTCGAAATACGGCTTAGACGATGGGTACATCGGTAATTACCTGGACGAACTTCTGATCATGTGCCAGGTGGAATCCAAGGAGGGAGTGGCGAACGCAGGCGAGATCGCGGCCGTTGACGGCGTCGACTGCGTGCAAATGGGGCCGTTGGATCTGAGCGCTAGTTTGGGGTACTTGTGGGACCCGGGGAACAAGAGGGTGAGGGAGGCGTTGAGTGAGGCCGAGAGAAAGGTGTTGGAGAGCCGAAACGACAGCGTCGAGAGCGGAGCTTATCTTGCGGGCTTCGCCACGGCGTTTGATGGGGCGAGGGATTTGAGGTCACGTGGGTATCACATGGTGAGTGGCGCCGTGGATATCGGGTTGTTTCGGAGCGCCGCGGCGGAGGATGTGATTGCTTTCAAGACTAGTGTACCAGAGagtgaggaggaagaggagaaAGAGGTTGATGAGAAGTACTGGAGTGAATGA
- the LOC106777285 gene encoding putative receptor-like protein kinase At4g00960: MTKPNSFFHNLIKPFKFSSSKEEHSGDDMQNLAAQENKVFSYETLVTATNKFSILNKLGEGGFGPVFKGKLSDGREIAVKRLSRRSNQGKTQFINEAKLLGRVQHRNVVNLIGYCTHASEKLLVYEYVPHKSLDKFLFKTGKKEELNWKRRLDIINGVGRGLLYLHEDSHNCIIHRDIKASNILLDEKWSPKIADFGLARLFPEDQTHVNTRVAGTNGYLAPEYLMYGHLSVKADVFSYGVLLLELVTGQRNSSFDANSSAQNLLDWAYWLYKKGRALEMVDPALVSSVITEEVEMCIKLGLLCTQGDPNLRPTMGRVVVMLSKKPNHMEEPTRPGMAGSRFRRVSHRRPSAMFSSGVDDDSHSHTDTGDSSNYGTNNNTTSSVTSTTPSSSATAEVDPRGKRPMQG; encoded by the exons ATGACCAAACCCAACTCCTTCTTTCACAATCTCATCAAGCCCTTCAAATTCAGTTCCAGTAAAG AGGAACATAGCGGAGACGATATGCAAAACTTAGCTGCACAGGAGAATAAGGTCTTCTCTTACGAAACATTGGTCACTGCTACAAACAAATTTAGCATTCTTAACAAGCTTGGTGAAGGGGGATTTGGACCCGTCTTTAAG GGGAAATTGAGTGACGGGAGAGAGATTGCAGTGAAGAGGTTATCGCGTAGATCGAATCAAGGGAAGACGCAGTTCATCAACGAGGCCAAGTTGTTGGGTCGTGTGCAGCACCGAAATGTGGTGAATCTGATCGGTTACTGCACCCATGCCTCCGAGAAGCTTCTTGTTTATGAGTATGTCCCTCACAAGAGCCTTGACAAGTTTCTCTTCA AAACGGGGAAGAAAGAAGAGCTAAACTGGAAACGTAGATTGGACATCATCAATGGGGTGGGAAGGGGTCTGCTTTATCTTCACGAAGACTCTCACAACTGCATAATCCATCGCGACATAAAGGCCAGTAACATCTTACTGGATGAAAAATGGAGCCCTAAGATAGCAGATTTTGGTCTCGCGAGACTCTTCCCCGAAGACCAAACCCACGTCAACACCCGTGTGGCTGGAACCAA CGGCTATTTGGCTCCAGAATATTTAATGTATGGCCATTTATCTGTGAAGGCAGACGTATTCAGCTATGGAGTTTTGTTGTTGGAATTGGTCACTGGCCAGAGAAATTCGTCGTTTGATGCGAACTCTAGTGCGCAGAATCTCCTCGACTGg GCATACTGGCTATACAAGAAGGGGAGAGCTCTGGAAATGGTGGACCCTGCATTGGTGTCTTCAGTGATAACTGAAGAAGTAGAAATGTGCATTAAACTGGGTCTGTTGTGCACTCAAGGTGATCCAAACCTGCGTCCAACCATGGGACGTGTGGTGGTGATGCTGTCAAAGAAACCGAACCACATGGAAGAACCAACAAGACCAGGAATGGCTGGTTCCAGATTCAGAAGAGTGTCTCACAGACGACCCTCTGCAATGTTTTCTTCTGGGGTTGATGATGACTCTCATTCACACACTGACACTGGTGATTCAAGCAACTATGGCACTAATAATAATACTACTTCTTCTGTAACATCAACAACACCAAGCTCCAGTGCTACTGCAGAAGTAGACCCCCGAGGGAAACGACCAATGCAAGGTTAG